One Mailhella massiliensis DNA segment encodes these proteins:
- a CDS encoding sodium:proton antiporter, producing the protein MHRFKFISALLLAMLLVPSLCFAEGHFQLPNDLSIMWVVPFVCMLLSIAICPLAVPHFWEHNFGKVAAFWGLAFLLPCAFTFGFGNAFFLAAESVLLEYVPFILLLLALFTVAGGIRLKGTLVGTPIVNTAILAVGTILASWMGTTGAAMLLIRPLLRANAHRKYRVHQVVFFIFLVANIGGSLTPLGDPPLFLGFLKGVSFFWTTVHLFTKTLLLSVILLALYFAIDTVLFKKEGSPIPADAANSKEKLGFEGCINFVFLACIVANTLLSGQWTGPTFHIFGVPMELQNVVRDILYIVIAVASWKTTDMGCRTRNNFTWAPIEEVAKLFIGIFLSMIPAIAILKAGSDGALASVVNLTTDSEGHHVTSMFFWMTGLLSSFLDNAPTYLVFFNTAGGDAAQLMADGEVLAAISAGAVFMGANTYIGNAPNFMVKAISEEQGVKMPSFFGYMAWSVGILCPLFALVTFLFFM; encoded by the coding sequence ATGCACCGTTTCAAATTCATTTCCGCTCTCCTTCTGGCGATGCTGCTCGTGCCCAGCCTGTGCTTCGCCGAAGGACATTTCCAGCTTCCCAACGATCTTTCCATCATGTGGGTCGTGCCCTTTGTCTGCATGCTGCTTTCCATAGCCATCTGCCCTCTGGCCGTACCCCACTTCTGGGAACATAACTTCGGCAAGGTGGCCGCGTTCTGGGGCCTGGCCTTCCTGCTGCCCTGCGCCTTCACCTTCGGCTTCGGCAACGCCTTCTTCCTGGCCGCCGAAAGCGTGCTGCTGGAATATGTGCCCTTCATCCTGCTGCTGCTCGCCCTGTTCACCGTGGCCGGCGGCATCCGCCTCAAGGGCACCCTCGTGGGCACTCCCATCGTGAACACCGCCATTCTGGCCGTGGGTACCATTCTGGCCAGCTGGATGGGCACCACCGGAGCCGCCATGCTCCTCATCCGTCCGCTGCTGCGCGCCAACGCCCACCGCAAGTACCGTGTGCATCAGGTGGTGTTCTTCATCTTCCTCGTGGCCAACATCGGCGGCTCTCTGACTCCTCTGGGCGATCCGCCCCTGTTCCTCGGCTTCCTCAAGGGCGTGAGCTTCTTCTGGACCACCGTGCATCTGTTCACGAAGACCCTGCTGCTCTCCGTCATCCTGCTCGCCCTCTACTTCGCAATCGATACCGTGCTCTTCAAGAAGGAAGGCAGCCCCATCCCCGCCGACGCCGCGAACTCCAAGGAAAAGCTCGGCTTCGAAGGCTGCATCAACTTCGTGTTCCTGGCCTGCATCGTGGCCAACACCCTGCTTTCCGGCCAGTGGACCGGTCCCACCTTCCACATCTTCGGCGTTCCCATGGAACTGCAGAACGTGGTGCGCGACATCCTCTACATCGTGATCGCCGTGGCTTCCTGGAAGACCACCGACATGGGCTGCCGTACCCGCAACAACTTCACCTGGGCTCCCATTGAAGAAGTGGCCAAGCTGTTCATCGGCATCTTCCTCAGCATGATTCCCGCCATCGCCATCCTCAAGGCCGGTTCCGACGGCGCTCTCGCCTCCGTGGTGAACCTGACCACCGATTCCGAAGGCCATCATGTGACCTCCATGTTCTTCTGGATGACCGGTCTGCTCTCCTCCTTCCTCGACAACGCTCCCACCTATCTCGTGTTCTTCAACACCGCCGGCGGCGACGCCGCCCAGCTCATGGCCGACGGCGAAGTGCTCGCCGCCATCTCCGCGGGCGCGGTGTTCATGGGCGCCAACACCTACATCGGCAACGCGCCGAACTTCATGGTGAAGGCCATCTCCGAAGAACAGGGCGTCAAGATGCCCAGCTTCTTCGGCTACATGGCCTGGTCCGTAGGTATCCTCTGCCCGCTCTTCGCCCTCGTCACCTTCCTCTTCTTCATGTAA
- a CDS encoding SDR family NAD(P)-dependent oxidoreductase translates to MKRVVITGGASGIGRRLATGFAAAGYEVFALDKKNTTFTEEHIRFLPMDLEDESQIHQCFQSIIKQHGEIHVLINNGAVSKFHKPVFELTPQEFDWVIRTNLRGAFLCCREFIAQHSPGAYGRIINIASTRFHQNEAGWEAYGASKGGLVSLTNSLCVSLSNTGITVNAVSPGWIQVEDYEQLTRIDHEQHPSGRVGKPEDILYACLFLCEPSSDFINGANLLVDGGMTKKMIYADALDFNAS, encoded by the coding sequence ATGAAACGAGTCGTCATCACCGGGGGAGCCTCCGGCATCGGTCGCCGTCTGGCAACGGGTTTTGCCGCCGCAGGCTATGAAGTTTTCGCACTGGACAAAAAGAACACGACCTTTACGGAGGAACATATCCGCTTTCTTCCGATGGACCTCGAGGACGAATCCCAGATTCACCAGTGCTTTCAGTCCATCATAAAGCAGCACGGAGAAATCCATGTGCTCATCAACAACGGAGCCGTCAGCAAATTCCACAAGCCCGTTTTCGAACTGACCCCGCAGGAATTCGACTGGGTGATACGAACGAACCTGAGGGGGGCCTTCCTCTGCTGCAGGGAATTCATCGCACAGCACAGCCCCGGCGCGTACGGCCGGATCATCAACATCGCGTCCACGCGATTCCATCAGAACGAAGCGGGCTGGGAAGCCTACGGCGCTTCCAAAGGCGGGCTGGTCTCGCTCACCAACAGTCTCTGCGTTTCCCTGTCCAACACCGGCATTACGGTCAACGCCGTCAGCCCCGGATGGATTCAGGTGGAGGATTACGAACAGCTGACCAGAATCGACCATGAGCAGCACCCGTCCGGCCGCGTCGGAAAGCCGGAAGACATCCTGTATGCCTGCCTGTTTCTGTGCGAACCGTCCAGCGACTTCATCAACGGGGCAAACCTTCTGGTCGACGGCGGCATGACCAAGAAAATGATCTATGCGGACGCGCTTGATTTCAACGCGTCATGA
- a CDS encoding YebC/PmpR family DNA-binding transcriptional regulator gives MSGHNKWANIRLRKGAQDAKRGKAFTKAAKEIIIAAKSGGDPAGNARLRSAIAAAKAVNLPKDKIEAAIRKGTGQDAGGDLSEIMYEGYGSGGVAIIVETATDNKNRTVAEVRHVFTKYGGAMGESGSVAFQFDRMGVITLDKEKYADEETVMNMVLEAGADDVQDNDDTWEVRTSMTDFNTVRETLEGQGVEMMEAQLAMVPRMLVPVDAEAAKKLVRLTDALEELDDVQNVYTNADFPEDFDPEA, from the coding sequence ATGTCGGGACATAACAAATGGGCAAACATCAGACTTCGCAAGGGCGCTCAGGACGCCAAGCGAGGCAAGGCTTTCACCAAGGCCGCCAAGGAAATCATCATCGCCGCCAAGAGCGGTGGGGACCCTGCCGGCAATGCCCGTCTGCGTTCCGCCATCGCGGCCGCCAAGGCTGTGAACCTGCCCAAGGATAAGATTGAAGCCGCCATCCGCAAGGGTACCGGCCAGGACGCCGGCGGCGATCTCAGCGAAATCATGTACGAAGGCTACGGCTCCGGCGGCGTGGCCATCATTGTGGAAACCGCCACCGACAACAAGAACCGTACCGTGGCCGAAGTGCGTCACGTCTTCACCAAGTACGGCGGAGCCATGGGCGAAAGCGGCTCCGTGGCCTTCCAGTTCGACCGCATGGGCGTCATCACCCTGGACAAGGAAAAGTATGCCGATGAAGAGACCGTGATGAACATGGTGCTCGAAGCCGGCGCCGACGACGTGCAGGACAACGACGATACCTGGGAAGTGCGTACCTCCATGACCGACTTCAATACCGTGCGTGAAACGCTGGAAGGTCAGGGCGTGGAAATGATGGAAGCGCAGCTTGCCATGGTGCCCCGTATGCTGGTGCCCGTGGACGCGGAAGCCGCCAAGAAGCTGGTGCGCCTCACCGACGCGCTGGAAGAACTCGACGACGTGCAGAACGTGTACACCAACGCCGACTTCCCCGAAGATTTCGATCCCGAAGCGTAA
- a CDS encoding RlmE family RNA methyltransferase: MKVYRDYYFLKAKEEHYPARSVYKLKEMDRAFRLFRPGMKVLDLGAAPGSWSLYAAERVGEKGLVLSCDLQSTDTAFPPNVTFLQENVFERTPEFEALLEQKGPFDMVISDMAPRTTGTKFTDQARSLELCLEAVEVADRYLKPGGGFIAKIFMGPDFQELAKALRARFTTVKTFKPKSSRAESKEIFEVGMGFKGPVQG; the protein is encoded by the coding sequence ATGAAAGTATATCGCGATTATTATTTTCTTAAGGCCAAAGAGGAACATTACCCTGCCCGTTCCGTGTACAAGCTCAAGGAAATGGACAGGGCTTTCCGCCTTTTCAGGCCCGGCATGAAGGTGCTGGATCTGGGCGCGGCTCCCGGTTCGTGGTCGCTCTATGCCGCGGAACGGGTGGGCGAAAAGGGGCTTGTGCTTTCCTGCGATCTTCAGAGCACGGATACGGCCTTCCCCCCGAACGTGACCTTCCTTCAGGAAAACGTGTTCGAGCGTACGCCGGAGTTCGAGGCTCTGCTCGAGCAGAAGGGGCCGTTCGACATGGTCATCAGCGATATGGCTCCCCGTACCACGGGGACGAAGTTCACCGATCAGGCGCGTTCTCTGGAACTGTGCCTGGAGGCCGTGGAAGTGGCCGACCGCTATTTGAAGCCCGGCGGCGGCTTCATCGCCAAGATTTTCATGGGGCCGGATTTTCAGGAGCTGGCAAAGGCGCTCCGCGCGCGCTTTACCACGGTAAAAACATTCAAACCCAAGAGTTCCCGGGCCGAAAGCAAGGAAATTTTTGAAGTCGGCATGGGGTTCAAGGGGCCTGTTCAAGGGTAA
- a CDS encoding desulfoferrodoxin, with protein MPARFEVYQCKHCGNIVEVLHGGAAPLVCCGEPMKLMREGSTDGASEKHVPVIEKTENGYKVKVGSAAHPMAEDHYIEWIELLADGVSYFAFLNPGDAPEAEFCVKADKVTAREFCNKHGLWKASFEG; from the coding sequence ATGCCTGCAAGATTTGAAGTATATCAGTGCAAACACTGCGGAAACATTGTTGAAGTTCTTCACGGCGGCGCCGCTCCCCTCGTCTGCTGCGGCGAACCCATGAAGCTCATGCGCGAAGGTTCCACCGACGGCGCGAGCGAAAAGCATGTCCCCGTCATTGAAAAGACGGAAAACGGCTATAAGGTGAAGGTCGGTTCCGCCGCCCATCCCATGGCGGAAGACCACTACATCGAATGGATCGAACTTCTCGCCGACGGCGTTTCCTACTTCGCCTTCCTTAACCCCGGCGACGCTCCCGAAGCCGAATTCTGCGTGAAGGCCGACAAGGTCACCGCCCGCGAATTCTGCAACAAGCACGGCCTGTGGAAGGCCTCCTTCGAGGGATAG
- a CDS encoding rubredoxin, with product MWQCQVGNCGYIYRPDKGDRKGRIPAGTSFEDLPDDWHCPVCGASKKMFKKLA from the coding sequence ATGTGGCAGTGCCAGGTGGGCAACTGCGGCTATATCTACCGCCCCGACAAGGGCGACCGCAAGGGCAGGATTCCCGCGGGAACCTCCTTTGAGGATCTTCCCGACGACTGGCACTGCCCCGTGTGCGGCGCGAGCAAGAAAATGTTCAAGAAGCTCGCGTAG
- the nrdD gene encoding anaerobic ribonucleoside-triphosphate reductase — MIHCKSSSTSRLEELAGTGVKFERIRRITGYLVGTTDRFNNGKRAEEHDRVKHCNMETWR; from the coding sequence ATGATACACTGCAAGTCCTCCTCCACCTCCCGGCTGGAGGAACTTGCCGGAACCGGCGTGAAGTTCGAACGCATCCGCCGCATCACCGGCTACCTTGTAGGCACGACCGACCGCTTCAACAACGGCAAGCGCGCGGAAGAGCACGACAGAGTAAAACACTGCAACATGGAAACCTGGCGCTGA
- the rd gene encoding rubredoxin: MKKYTCNVCGYEYDPAVGDPDSGIAPGTAFEDIPEDWVCPVCGASKADFEAE, from the coding sequence ATGAAAAAGTACACCTGCAATGTCTGCGGTTATGAATACGACCCCGCCGTCGGCGATCCCGATTCCGGCATCGCTCCCGGCACCGCCTTTGAAGACATCCCCGAAGACTGGGTCTGCCCCGTCTGCGGCGCTTCCAAGGCCGATTTTGAGGCCGAATAA
- a CDS encoding FprA family A-type flavoprotein gives MRPVELKKDIYWVGAVDFDIRNFHHYSRSPEGSTYNAYLVCDEKKVLFDTVNAHEFETLVKHISEITDPESIDYIVCNHLEQDHSGALPRIVKLCKPEKIFCSPMGYKSMTNIYNTEGWPIEIVKDGDRLNIGKRNITFLETRMLHWPDSMVSYLEEDKVLFSNDAFGQNIASSFRFADECDRTVLYDSMKRYYYNIVLPYSPQVLKTLKRVGDLGLAFDIIAPDHGLIFRTPEDVKFVIDSYRAFAEQKPQLRAVIAYESMWNGTTKMAEAVADGLEAENVPYVLVNLQNSHCSDVMTELADSGALILGSATRNNMPMVNMMACLAHVKGLRPQNLVGATFGTYGWSGEAPKMMADALAEMKVELVGEPLKCYFNPQEEDLARCRELGAAVARALKEKCGA, from the coding sequence ATGAGACCTGTCGAACTGAAGAAGGACATTTACTGGGTCGGCGCCGTCGACTTCGACATCCGCAACTTCCACCACTACAGCCGCTCTCCCGAGGGCAGCACCTACAACGCCTACCTTGTGTGCGACGAAAAGAAGGTGCTCTTCGATACCGTGAACGCCCACGAATTCGAAACGCTGGTGAAACACATTTCCGAAATCACCGATCCGGAAAGCATCGACTACATCGTGTGCAATCACCTGGAACAGGACCATTCCGGCGCGCTTCCCCGTATCGTGAAGCTGTGCAAGCCGGAAAAGATCTTCTGTTCCCCCATGGGCTACAAGTCCATGACCAACATCTATAATACCGAAGGGTGGCCCATCGAGATCGTCAAGGACGGCGACCGCCTGAACATCGGCAAGCGCAACATCACCTTCCTGGAAACCCGTATGCTGCACTGGCCCGACAGCATGGTATCCTATCTTGAAGAAGACAAGGTGCTCTTCAGCAACGACGCCTTCGGCCAGAACATCGCAAGCTCCTTCCGTTTCGCGGATGAATGCGACCGCACCGTGCTTTATGATTCCATGAAGCGCTACTACTACAACATCGTGCTGCCCTACTCGCCCCAGGTGCTCAAGACCCTGAAGCGCGTGGGCGATCTCGGCCTTGCCTTCGACATCATCGCTCCCGACCACGGCCTCATTTTCCGCACCCCCGAAGACGTGAAGTTCGTCATCGACTCCTACAGGGCCTTTGCCGAACAGAAGCCTCAGCTTCGCGCCGTCATCGCCTATGAAAGCATGTGGAACGGCACCACCAAGATGGCCGAAGCCGTGGCCGACGGCCTGGAAGCGGAAAACGTGCCCTATGTGCTCGTGAACCTCCAGAACAGCCACTGCAGCGACGTGATGACCGAACTGGCCGACAGCGGCGCCCTCATCCTCGGTTCCGCCACGCGCAACAACATGCCCATGGTCAACATGATGGCGTGCCTTGCCCATGTGAAGGGCCTGCGTCCCCAGAACCTCGTGGGCGCCACCTTCGGCACCTACGGCTGGTCCGGCGAAGCCCCCAAGATGATGGCCGACGCCCTTGCCGAAATGAAGGTCGAACTCGTAGGCGAACCGCTCAAGTGCTACTTCAATCCCCAGGAAGAAGACCTCGCCAGGTGCCGTGAACTCGGCGCCGCCGTGGCCCGCGCCCTGAAGGAAAAGTGCGGCGCCTGA
- a CDS encoding cytochrome ubiquinol oxidase subunit I, translating into MDLILLSRLQFAMTVFFHFIFVPLTLGLSILLAIMETLYVRTGDEDYKRMVKFLGKLFLINFVLGVVTGITLEFQFGTNWSRYSAYVGDIFGSLLAIEATVAFFLESTFVAVWTFGWEKVNKKVHCFAIWMVAIAGNISALWIILANGFMQHPVGYVIRNGRAELDDFFAVVSNPYAWGEYFHTVSSAWMLGGFFVLGVAAWHLARRNEVALFTKAVRIAAPFTLIMALLVGVAGHQQGMNVARYQPAKMAAMESHWTTQTRAPMYLLAWPDQENGRNLVEALPIPGLMSFIAFNDVNAEVKGLSDFAKEDIPPVLPTFLSFRIMVAMGCLFIFVAAWAWWRRKDIASDTRLARILPWMIPLPYITIMFGWTVAEVGRQPWIVYNLMRTSDAVSPVPTSSVLLSVIAFLAIYTLLGLIDIWLLYTNSRKGPEPAKPAQEA; encoded by the coding sequence ATGGATCTCATCCTCCTTTCCCGCCTCCAGTTTGCCATGACCGTTTTCTTCCACTTCATCTTCGTTCCCCTCACTCTGGGGCTTTCCATCCTGCTCGCCATCATGGAAACGCTCTATGTGCGCACGGGAGACGAGGACTACAAGAGAATGGTCAAATTCCTGGGCAAACTCTTCCTCATCAACTTCGTTCTCGGCGTGGTGACCGGCATCACGCTCGAATTCCAGTTCGGCACCAACTGGTCGCGCTACTCCGCCTATGTGGGCGACATTTTCGGTTCGCTTCTGGCCATTGAAGCCACGGTGGCCTTCTTCCTCGAATCCACCTTCGTGGCCGTGTGGACCTTCGGCTGGGAAAAGGTGAACAAGAAGGTGCACTGCTTCGCCATCTGGATGGTGGCCATTGCGGGCAACATCTCCGCGCTGTGGATCATCCTTGCCAACGGCTTCATGCAGCACCCCGTGGGCTATGTCATCCGCAACGGCCGCGCGGAACTCGACGACTTCTTCGCCGTCGTTTCCAACCCCTACGCCTGGGGTGAATATTTCCACACCGTTTCCTCTGCCTGGATGCTCGGCGGCTTCTTCGTGCTCGGTGTCGCCGCATGGCATCTCGCCCGCAGGAACGAAGTGGCTCTCTTCACCAAGGCCGTGCGCATCGCGGCGCCCTTCACCCTCATCATGGCCCTTCTCGTGGGCGTGGCCGGTCATCAGCAGGGTATGAACGTGGCCCGGTATCAGCCCGCGAAGATGGCCGCCATGGAATCGCACTGGACCACGCAGACCAGAGCTCCCATGTATCTTCTGGCCTGGCCCGATCAGGAAAACGGCCGCAATCTTGTCGAAGCCCTGCCCATTCCCGGCCTCATGAGCTTCATCGCCTTCAACGACGTGAACGCCGAGGTCAAGGGCCTGAGCGACTTCGCCAAGGAAGACATTCCTCCCGTTCTGCCCACCTTCCTTTCCTTCCGCATCATGGTGGCCATGGGCTGTCTGTTCATCTTCGTGGCTGCCTGGGCCTGGTGGCGCCGCAAGGACATCGCTTCCGACACGCGCCTTGCCAGAATCCTGCCCTGGATGATTCCCCTGCCCTACATCACCATCATGTTCGGCTGGACTGTGGCGGAAGTGGGCCGTCAGCCCTGGATCGTCTACAACCTCATGCGTACCTCGGATGCGGTGTCTCCCGTGCCCACCAGCTCGGTGCTGCTTTCCGTCATCGCCTTCCTGGCCATCTACACGCTGCTCGGTCTGATAGACATC